TGCAGCGCTGCAAAACGGATGGTTTTACCCATCTTCCAGCAATGCGGAAACTTGGTGAGCTTTGGGGCGCGCAAAGTAAATCAAGCCACACTGCCGAGTCAGCGGTGCTTGCTATGGCAGCAGCTACTGCTTGCGGCTATGTTTTAGCTGCTGAGTTACGCGCTTGCGGTGTGGACTTCAGCTTTACACCTGTTCTGGATTTAGATTTTGGTCGAAGTGGTGTGATCGGGGACCGTTCCTTTAGTCGTGATCCACAAATTGTGTTTGCCTTGGCAAAGAGCCTCAATGAAGGGTTGCGTTTAGGTGGCATGGCGAACTGCGGCAAACATTTTCCGGGGCATGGTTGGGCAGAGGCGGATTCGCATGTAGCTATTCCAGTGGATGAGCGTTCCTTGCCAGAGATTTTGAATGACGATGCAAAGCCCTACGAATGGTTAGATCTAAGCTTGGCAGCAGTAATGCCAGCGCATGTGATTTATCCTAAAGTTGATAAACATCCAGCAGGATTTTCTAAGATTTGGTTGCACTCTATCTTGCGTCAAGAATTAGGCTTTGAAGGAGTGATCTTCAGTGATGATCTATCAATGGAGGGTGCGAGTGTTGCGGGTTCGGTAGTGCACGGTG
Above is a genomic segment from Polynucleobacter sp. MG-5-Ahmo-C2 containing:
- the nagZ gene encoding beta-N-acetylhexosaminidase, which encodes MSVFTMNPGPVTLDVVGQELNAEDRRRILHPLTGGVILFGRNFVNRQQLTKLTSEIKKLRPDALISIDHEGGRVQRCKTDGFTHLPAMRKLGELWGAQSKSSHTAESAVLAMAAATACGYVLAAELRACGVDFSFTPVLDLDFGRSGVIGDRSFSRDPQIVFALAKSLNEGLRLGGMANCGKHFPGHGWAEADSHVAIPVDERSLPEILNDDAKPYEWLDLSLAAVMPAHVIYPKVDKHPAGFSKIWLHSILRQELGFEGVIFSDDLSMEGASVAGSVVHGAEMALDAGCDAVLICNRPDLADQLLAKLKVKKAKQSESATRLNRLMPKTTTLSWDELQKEAEYQHAKGLLKQMKLIV